The following proteins come from a genomic window of Paramisgurnus dabryanus chromosome 19, PD_genome_1.1, whole genome shotgun sequence:
- the LOC141281062 gene encoding general transcription factor II-I repeat domain-containing protein 2A-like, protein MAASKSRRNRHDWTEKYAFILPQSSAKPFCLICSETVGVVKSGNVKRHYETKHRYFEQQYPQNTEVRIIKLRQLKSSYESANKLLVRALTHQERATEASFRVAWVLGKNKKPFSDAEIVKECFVEIAEALFEGKERQEMSEKFKKIPLSNDTLTRRTEILAHDLVKQLADDIKDAPCLSLAVDESTDGTDQAQLCVFVRYFSKAKGTFCEDLLGLTPLCHTKGEDIYEAIMQMLNDIGTDIKNVVSITSDGAPAMIGKEKGAVQRLKEKHVDLLTYHCIIHQSVLCASLGEEYAGVMETTMKLVNYLRASSALQHRLLRAFLTDVNAAYNDLLLHNNVRWLSKGKVLERFWAIRKDLEMFLSQQKNVKARHFLDFLKNDDSMELVAFLVDITSHLNELNLKLQGQGNTVCDLMAAVRSFERRLEIFKSDITGPHIHFPTLLQQTNGNHHYHHLSFLEKLAKNFRQRFEDFNVGRQVLLCITSPFLVKNVEEFSKETKSIFSWANIASLQTELIDSLKMWLCRKWIVTLLPFGLKWSQLKIFPTYRM, encoded by the exons atgGCAGCCAGTAAAAGCCGACGTAACCGAC ACGACTGGACAGAGAAGTATGCTTTTATTTTACCCCAGTCCAGCGCGAAGCCGTTTTGTTTAATTTGCAGCGAGACAGTTGGAGTTGTGAAGAGTGGAAATGTCAAACGCCACTATGAAACGAAACACAGATATTTTGAACAGCAGTATCCACAGAATACAGAGGTGAGGATAATAAAATTACGACAGCTAAAGTCTTCATATGAATCAGCAAATAAGTTGCTTGTGAGAGCTCTGACACATCAAGAGAGAGCTACAGAAGCCTCTTTCCGTGTGGCATGGGTACTAGGCAAAAACAAAAAGCCCTTCTCTGATGCAGAGATAGTAAAAGAGTGTTTTGTTGAGATAGCAGAGGCTTTGTTTGAGGGAAAGGAGAGACAGGAGATGTCAGAGAAATTTAAGAAAATTCCATTATCCAATGATACCTTAACTAGGAGGACAGAGATACTTGCACATGATTTAGTTAAGCAGTTAGCTGATGACATCAAAGATGCACCCTGCCTTTCACTTGCAGTAGATGAGTCAACAGATGGCACAGACCAAGCCCAGCTATGTGTGTTTGTCAGATACTTCAGCAAGGCAAAGGGGACATTCTGTGAAGACTTACTGGGCCTTACACCACTCTGTCACACTAAAGGAGAGGACATCTATGAAGCTATCATGCAGATGCTTAATGATATAGGAACtgatattaaaaatgttgtGTCCATCACTTCTGACGGTGCTCCAGCTATGATAGGGAAGGAGAAGGGAGCTGTTCAGCGTCTGAAAGAGAAGCACGTAGACCTGCTGACATACCACTGTATAATACACCAGTCTGTGCTGTGTGCTAGCCTAGGAGAAGAATATGCAGGCGTCATGGAAACTACTATGAAGCTTGTGAATTACCTCAGAGCATCTTCTGCCCTTCAGCACCGTCTTCTGCGAGCATTCCTGACTGAC GTAAATGCTGCATATAATGACTTACTCCTTCATAACAATGTGAGGTGGCTGAGTAAGGGAAAGGTCCTGGAGAGGTTTTGGGCCATCAGGAAAGATTTGGAGATGTTTTTGTCTCAGCAAAAGAATGTCAAAGCCAGGCATTTCttggattttttaaagaatgatGACAGCATGGAGCTTGTGGCCTTTTTAGTGGACATAACATCTCATCTAAATGAACTTAATCTGAAGCTCCAGGGCCAAGGCAACACAGTGTGTGATCTGATGGCAGCTGTACGCTCCTTTGAAAGGCGTCTGGAGATCTTTAAGAGTGACATCACAGGGCCACATATTCACTTTCCAACTCTTCTCCAGCAGACTAATGGTAATCACCATTATCATCATCTTTCCTTTTTGGAGAAGCTAGCTAAAAATTTCAGGCAGCGCTTTGAAGACTTCAATGTAGGCAGACAAGTGCTGCTTTGCATTACATCTCCATTCCTGGTAAAGAATGTTGAGGAGTTTTCAAAAGAAACCAAGAGCATCTTCTCATGGGCAAACATTGCATCTCTCCAGACTGAACTCATTGACTCATTGAAAATGTGGCTTTGCAGGAAGTGGATTGTGACACTTTTACCTTTTGGACTAAAATGGTCACAGCTGAAAATTTTCCCAACCTACAGAATGTAG